From Glycine soja cultivar W05 chromosome 4, ASM419377v2, whole genome shotgun sequence, the proteins below share one genomic window:
- the LOC114408308 gene encoding N66 matrix protein-like gives MALVEIPGVVAMVVVVVAVLVVITNGDNKDGIDSSDGSSNDGGNISGDGGDNNVGSGGWGSSGNNDDNNDSNVGYDGGDSDYGASDNDDGGDDDGSSAGIGHQRWKCGGGSYDDNDGGDIRGGDNDSATGGVGSSGEGDTGSTGDKKK, from the coding sequence ATGGCGTTGGTAGAGATACCAGGGGTGGTTGCAATGGTAGTGGTGGTGGTAGCGGTACTAGTAGTGATAACCAATGGTGACAACAAAGATGGTATTGACAGTAGCGATGGTAGTAGCAATGACGGTGGTAATATCAGTGGCGATGGTGGTGACAACAATGTTGGTAGTGGTGGTTGGGGTAGCAGTGGTAACAATGACGACAACAATGATAGTAATGTTGGTTACGATGGTGGCGACAGTGACTACGGTGCTAGTGACAATGACGatggtggtgatgatgatggTAGCAGTGCTGGTATTGGCCACCAACGATGGAAGTGCGGTGGTGGTAGTTATGATGACAATGACGGAGGTGATATTCGTGGTGGTGATAATGACAGTGCTACTGGCGGTGTTGGTAGCAGTGGCGAAGGTGATACTGGTAGTACCGGTGACAAGAAAAAGTGA
- the LOC114408699 gene encoding protein WEAK CHLOROPLAST MOVEMENT UNDER BLUE LIGHT 1-like: MEDVEDKIPPVTSSKITEETTLAEHVGDKLPSESSPKIAEETPLAELVGDRLPSEASPKIAEETPLAEHVGDKLPSQFSSDIVEDTPLAEHAGDKLPSEFSSEIVEETPLAEHVGDNQPSASSSKIDEETPPAEHVTDNSESSSKTAEESPLAEHVVDKLPSESTTKIADEMPLADPPEENTEVINPPGNQSSTEAPTIPLSNGKMEPGTHLPVDEFSELAVLPNASDDQTLIQDVAVDVTEKSQQVTSAEDSEPGAVENVSDRHELQDDISNITADSDADNEIRLSASSSETKDSQSDHNELTMAMGTVGSLPRAKLFDAKRGLIDTTAPFESVKEAVSKFGGIVDWKAHRIHTVERRTLVEQELEKAQEEIPEYKKQAETAEQEKGQVLKELDSTKRLIEELKLNLERAHTEERQARQDSELAKLRVEEMEQGIADESSVAAKAQLEVAKARYTAAVSDLIAVKEELEALHKEYTSLVTDRDVAIKKAEEAVTASKEVEKSVEDLTVELIAAKESLETTHAAHLEAEEQRIGTVMARDQDSLNWEKELKQAEEELQRLNQQISSAKELKSKLETASALLIDLKAELTAYMESKLKQEGGPEEPEIKTHTDIREAVASAGKELEEVNLNIEKATAEISILKVAATSLKLELEQEKATLASIRQREGMASVAVASLEAELEKTRSEIALVQMKEKEAKEKMTELPKKLQLTAEETNQANLLAQAAREELQKVKAEAEQAKAGVSTLESRLLAAQKEIEAAKASENLAIAAIKALQESESTRSKNEVDPSNGVTLSLEEYYELSKRAHEAEERANMRVAAANSEIDKVKESELKAFEKLDEVNREIAARRESLKLAMEKAEKAKEGKLGVEQELRKWRAESEQRRKAGESGQGVINQSKSPRGSFEGKANNFDRTSDAANPAHYLTSPKANEHADNDEGGSSPESKHGKKKKKSIFPRVLMFFARRKTHSTKSG; the protein is encoded by the exons ATGGAAGATGTTGAAGACAAGATACCCCCTGTCACCTCTTCAAAAATTACTGAAGAGACAACACTGGCAGAGCATGTTGGAGACAAGCTTCCATCTGAATCCTCTCCAAAAATTGCAGAAGAGACACCCCTGGCAGAACTTGTTGGAGACAGGCTTCCATCTGAAGCTTCTCCAAAAATTGCTGAAGAGACACCACTGGCAGAACATGTTGGAGACAAGCTACCATCTCAATTCTCTTCAGATATTGTTGAAGACACACCACTGGCAGAACATGCTGGAGACAAGCTACCATCTGAATTCTCTTCAGAAATTGTTGAAGAGACACCACTGGCAGAACATGTTGGAGACAACCAACCATCTGCATCCTCTTCAAAAATTGATGAAGAGACACCACCGGCAGAACATGTGACAGACAACTCTGAATCCTCTTCTAAAACTGCTGAAGAGTCACCACTGGCCGAACATGTTGTCGACAAGCTACCCTCTGAATCCACTACAAAAATTGCTGATGAGATGCCACTGGCAGACCCCCCTGAAGAAAATACTGAAGTGATAAACCCACCTGGCAATCAATCTTCCACTGAAGCTCCAACAATCCCACTTAGTAATGGAAAAATGGAGCCTGGTACTCATTTGCCAGTGGATGAGTTCTCTGAATTAGCAGTGTTGCCAAATGCTTCTGATGATCAAACTTTAATACAAGATGTTGCAGTTGATGTAACAGAAAAAAGCCAGCAGGTAACTTCAGCTGAAGATTCTGAACCAGGTGCTGTAGAAAATGTCTCTGACAGGCATGAATTGCAGGATGATATTTCTAATATCACTGCTGACAGTGATGCTGATAATGAGATTAGActctcagcttcttcttctgaaACAAAAGATTCACAAAGTGATCACAATGAACTTACAATGGCTATGGGAACAGTTGGCTCACTCCCCCGTGCCAAGCTATTTGATGCAAAAAGAGGCCTTATTGATACCACAGCTCCTTTTGAATCTGTCAAGGAAGCTGTTTCCAAGTTTGGAGGAATTGTGGATTGGAAGGCTCATAGGATCCACACCGTGGAG AGACGCACTCTTGTAGAACAAGAACTTGAAAAGGCACAGGAGGAGATCCCAGAGTACAAAAAACAAGCAGAGACTGCTGAACAGGAAAAAGGTCAAGTACTAAAGGAGTTGGACAGCACAAAGAGACTAATAGAAGAATTAAAACTTAACCTAGAGAGAGCACATACAGAAGAGCGTCAAGCAAGACAGGACTCAGAACTTGCAAAGCTCAGAGTGGAAGAGATGGAGCAGGGTATTGCAGACGAATCAAGTGTTGCAGCCAAGGCACAACTTGAGGTAGCCAAAGCCAGATATACAGCAGCTGTTTCAGATTTAATAGCTGTGAAAGAGGAGCTGGAAGCATTGCACAAAGAATACACTTCCTTAGTGACTGATAGAGATGTAGCTATTAAGAAAGCTGAAGAGGCTGTTACTGCATCAAAGGAAGTAGAGAAGTCTGTTGAAGATTTAACTGTTGAACTAATTGCTGCAAAAGAGTCATTGGAGACTACACACGCTGCGCATTTGGAAGCAGAGGAACAAAGAATAGGAACAGTCATGGCAAGAGATCAAGATTCTCTCAATTGGGAGAAGGAACTTAAACAGGCAGAAGAAGAGCTCCAAAGACTCAACCAGCAAATTTCATCTGCGAAGGAACTCAAATCTAAACTGGAAACAGCCTCTGCTTTGCTGATTGATTTGAAAGCTGAATTAACTGCTTATATGGAATCAAAGTTAAAGCAAGAAGGAGGCCCAGAAGAACCAGAGATAAAGACACACACTGACATACGAGAAGCAGTGGCATCAGCCGGAAAGGAACTTGAGGAAGTAAATCTTAACATAGAGAAAGCAACTGCTGAGATTAGTATCTTGAAGGTAGCTGCTACATCATTGAAATTGGAACTTGAACAAGAAAAAGCAACTCTTGCCTCCATTAGGCAAAGAGAAGGAATGGCCTCCGTTGCAGTGGCATCTCTGGAAGCTGAATTGGAAAAGACCAGATCAGAAATAGCTTTGGTTCAGATGAAGGAGAAAGAAGCTAAAGAGAAAATGACCGAGCTTCCCAAGAAACTACAACTAACAGCTGAAGAGACTAATCAAGCCAACTTGCTTGCTCAAGCAGCTCGGGAAGAGCTACAGAAAGTAAAGGCGGAAGCAGAGCAAGCCAAGGCTGGAGTAAGTACCTTGGAAAGTAGATTACTTGCAGCTCAAAAGGAGATAGAGGCTGCAAAGGCTTCTGAAAATTTGGCAATAGCAGCAATTAAAGCATTGCAAGAGAGTGAATCAACTAGAAGCAAAAATGAAGTGGACCCATCTAATGGGGTAACACTGTCTTTGGAAGAGTACTATGAGCTTAGCAAGCGAGCACATGAGGCAGAAGAGCGAGCCAATATGAGGGTTGCAGCTGCTAATTCTGAAATTGATAAAGTCAAGGAGTCTGAATtgaaagcctttgaaaagttggacgaagtgAATAGAGAGATAGCTGCTAGAAGGGAATCCTTGAAATTGGCAATGGAGAAAGCTGAGAAGGCAAAGGAAGGTAAATTAGGTGTAGAACAAGAATTAAGAAAGTGGAGAGCTGAAAGTGAACAACGAAGAAAGGCCGGCGAGTCTGGCCAAGGAGTAATAAACCAGAGTAAAAGCCCTAGGGGTAGTTTTGAGGGGAAAGCAAATAATTTTGACCGCACTAGTGATGCAGCTAATCCCGCACATTACTTGACAAGTCCAAAGGCTAATGAGCATGCAGACAATGATGAAGGTGGATCATCCCCAGAATCAAAACatggaaagaagaagaagaagtcaaTTTTCCCAAGGGTTTTGATGTTCTTTGCAAGAAGAAAAACACATTCAACCAAGTCTGGGTAA